TTGACAGTGTAAAAGGTTTCTCGGAATTGCTGGATTTGGGTTTCTAAGTTCATGTTTTTTTAGGCGAGGTTAGAAACCTCGCCAGCAGAAATAAGCGCGCTTAGAAAGCGCGCCTATCGGGGACGATGCTACCAGTTGTCTCTGGTAACGTAGAGAGATCGATTTTCCATCGGGAGTGTGATGTGCTTGCCACCGAGCCGATGCGATTCGATCATGCCCATAAGCGTCTCTATACTCCGACGCGCGAGGTGGACGGGTCCTTTCGTCTCCCGGTCTTCGTCGAGTGCTTCGGCGATGTCGGTAATGCCCATGACGGTGCCTGTCGCTCTGGATGTCTCTGGGAACGGCACTTCTTCAAAGAAGGTCCCATCCTTTTTTCGGAATTGGATTTCTCTACTATTGTTTTGTATACGGATCTTACCGTCGGTGCCGCAAACCTCATATTCGGGTCCAGTGCCTGCGGTATTATACCCGTGGACCCCGTTGGAATACCGGATGTAACCACAGGCGATACCGGGGTCAACGTTGAGACGGTTGCCATCCCAATCGGAATCTTGGCAGATAATCGCGCCCGTTACGAAGTCAACCTCCGGGTCACCCGCGAGGAAGAGGAGCATATCGGCGGCGTGGGTTAATCCCCAGAGCGCAGAACCGGATCCGTATTGGGCAATGGAGCATAAAACATTGCCGATTTCGCCAGCATCCACGAGCTCCCGCACTTTTCGATAGATTGGCATGTAGCGACGCTGCGTGCCGTAGTTGAATTTGACACCGTGCTTTTGAACGATGTCTACCATGATGTCTGCTTCTTCCATAGAGCAGCAGAGCGGTTTTTCACAGTAGATACCCTTGACCCCATTTTCGGCGGCAAAGACAGTCATGTCGGCGTGCGGACCGGGACGCGTGGCGATACAGACGATGTCGGGTTTTTCTTTCTCAATCATCTCTTGGTAGTCTGTATAGGCGCGCTCAGCTCCGTAGCGTTGCCTGATGGTTTCGGCTTTCTCGGCAAAGACATCTGAGACTGCGACGAGGTCTGTTCGTTCACAGGCGACAGCGGCTGCTGCGTGTGAGAAGGGTTGCCAAATAAAACTATCGGCTCTGCCCTCGACTTCGTCGTCGATGGTCGCGCCCATCCGTCCGCATCCGATGAGACAGGCTTTATATGTGCGTGGCATGTTTTTC
The DNA window shown above is from Candidatus Poribacteria bacterium and carries:
- a CDS encoding Gfo/Idh/MocA family oxidoreductase, with the protein product MPRTYKACLIGCGRMGATIDDEVEGRADSFIWQPFSHAAAAVACERTDLVAVSDVFAEKAETIRQRYGAERAYTDYQEMIEKEKPDIVCIATRPGPHADMTVFAAENGVKGIYCEKPLCCSMEEADIMVDIVQKHGVKFNYGTQRRYMPIYRKVRELVDAGEIGNVLCSIAQYGSGSALWGLTHAADMLLFLAGDPEVDFVTGAIICQDSDWDGNRLNVDPGIACGYIRYSNGVHGYNTAGTGPEYEVCGTDGKIRIQNNSREIQFRKKDGTFFEEVPFPETSRATGTVMGITDIAEALDEDRETKGPVHLARRSIETLMGMIESHRLGGKHITLPMENRSLYVTRDNW